The window GCTGATACGGCTGCCGCTGAGCAGTTCCTCAACGAGGTGGATTCGGCCACGGTATATTGGAATGCCTCGACGCGATTCACCGATGGCGGGGAGTTCGGTTTTGGAGCCGAGATCGGCATCAGTACCGACAAACTCCATGCTCGCGGTCCGATGGGTCTCGACGAACTGACCACCTACAAATACGTGATCCGCGGCGACGGGCAGATTCGCAAATGAACGCGACGCGAGTTTTTTACGAGGGCCGCGTGCAAGGCGTCGGGTTCCGTTGGACCGCGCGGAAAATCGCGCAAGGCTACGACGTCACCGGCCTCGTGCGGAACCTTCCAGACGGTCGGGTCGAATTGCAGGTGAGCGGAGACGATGAGGAAGTGAATGCCTTTTTGACCGACATCCGCGATAGTGTCCTGTCGGGGCACATCACGACGGAACAACGCGAAAAAATCGCCCTGCCCAACGCATTTAAAGGATTCCAGATCATCTCATGAGCACCCCCGCCGTACGAATCACCGGCCTCACCAAGTTGTATCCCGTCCATCTTCGCCGACAGAAGGTCGTCGCGGTGAAGGACTTGAATCTCGATGTGCCTGAGGGACAGGTATACGGGCTGCTGGGTCCCAATGGTTCCGGCAAAAGTACGACGCTGAAGATCCTGCTCGGCCTCGTCACGGCGACTCACGGCAAGACGGAGATTTTCGGCGAGGATAGCCGCGATTATCACAGCCACCGGGATGTCGGCTTCCTGCCGGAGAACCCATATTTTTACAAATTCCTGACTGCCGAGGAGACGATTCGCTTTTACGGCAAGATCTGCGGGTTGGGAGGCAAGGCGTTGACCAGCAAGATCGGCGAGTTGTTGGAACTCGTCGGTCTCGAGGATGCGCGCCA of the Terrimicrobium sacchariphilum genome contains:
- a CDS encoding acylphosphatase — translated: MNATRVFYEGRVQGVGFRWTARKIAQGYDVTGLVRNLPDGRVELQVSGDDEEVNAFLTDIRDSVLSGHITTEQREKIALPNAFKGFQIIS